In Podospora pseudoanserina strain CBS 124.78 chromosome 5, whole genome shotgun sequence, a single window of DNA contains:
- a CDS encoding hypothetical protein (CAZy:GH47; COG:G; EggNog:ENOG503NXK1): MFRLRRYRVFLICAFVITVLLYHVSKNSQWDRTQEIWHTSTRHRETKVETKPAEKAQAPVVAKPPVVKEDPAVVEVKPPAPKVQVEEKPTPKVADDHDHDHGHGDTPVKIPSLKEESQEKGSYALPTKPPPLKGTHEKEQPPKDKSTTPATIPDRLPGSGIGSHNHDNTPSEPDLETTSTTAVHWTKPSEWFPIPPESIIPLPTGKPKPIPTIQAKFEPETPQAREKRELRLAKVKAEAQRAWQGYKIYAWTHDELRPVSKAHHDPFCGWAATLVDSLDTLWIMGLKSEFEDALKAVAEIDFTTTPYRTDIPVFETIIRYLGGLIAAYDISGMKKEYKVLLDKAEELAEILMSVFDTPNRLPILYYQWHPAYNIAPKRAAQNAGVAELGSMSMEFTRLAQLTGENKYYDAVARITDAFEELQNWKGRGRSAIEGIFPEHLDASGCNRSAPWLPVDQQEREDGRVDLGVVGVDGLGVVGGTGVKVQRREEVVRGDDGVGGRDQMTPGRPGKKKLPDGFECAPQGLVSSNAWGSYGMGGSQDSAYEYFPKQYLLLGGLVPKYKTMHEKTVAAVKKHLLFRPMAKGDPDILFSAKATSKDGTADSLDYEWEITHLTCFLGGMFGLGGKIFESPEDVEIGKKLAEGCFWAYDVMPTGIMPEYAKIMPCKSATDCKFNETAWHEQLDYRASYRAQEMERYYESKAAWKEQVEEIKKEQALQKERVEKAKEEAARRPVAKSNDNSDTGAGSDQKAEPKQPVQQQQQQEERPQAREGSFPSRFQRRQLNGTFNEPRGADLQNSLDLNSAPVTNTNTSDDDWATTYSDDDDSQIPLTELTLPPEPIKPMTHEEYIADRLKNEIIPPGFTSLSDKRYILRPEAIESVWYMYRITGDPKWQEKGWKMFESVIKHTQTEVGHSAIRDVTAKGDAGGMDDSMESFWLAETLKYFYLLFAEPEVVSLDEWVLNTEAHPFRRPT, from the exons ATGTTCCGACTCCGTCGATATCGCGTATTCCTGATATGCGCCTTCGTCATCACCGTCCTGCTGTACCACGTCTCCAAGAATTCACAATGGGATAGGACGCAAGAGATATGGCATACCAGCACAAGACATCGGGAGACAAAGGTCGAGACAAAACCGGCCGAGAAAGCCCAGGCGCCCGTTGTTGCCAAACCGCCCGTTGTCAAGGAAGATCCAGCAGTAGTGGAGGTCAAGCCGCCGGCGCCCAAGGTCCAAGTTGAGGAGAAACCAACGCCCAAAGTGGCAgacgaccacgaccacgaccacggACACGGCGACACACCAGTCAAGATCCCAAGCCTAAAGGAGGAAAGCCAGGAGAAGGGATCCTACGCTTTACCTACCAAACCGCCCCCCCTCAAGGGCACCCACGAGAAAGAACAGCCTCCAAAGGATaaatcaacaaccccagccaCGATCCCCGACCGCCTCCCCGGCTCAGGAATCGGCTCCCACAACCACgacaacaccccctccgaACCTGATCTAgaaaccacctccaccacagcAGTCCACTGGACCAAACCCTCGGAATggttccccatcccccctgaatccatcatccccctccccaccggcaAACCAaagcccatccccaccatccagGCCAAATTCGAGCCCGAAACCCCCCAGGCCAGAGAGAAGCGCGAGCTCCGCCTGGCAAAAGTCAAGGCCGAAGCCCAGCGCGCCTGGCAGGGCTACAAAATCTACGCCTGGACCCACGACGAGCTCCGCCCCGTGTCAAAAGCCCACCATGACCCCTTTTGCGGCTGGGCAGCCACGCTCGTCGACTCCCTCGACACGCTCTGGATCATGGGTCTCAAGTCGGAGTTTGAGGATGCGCTGAAGGCAGTTGCGGAAATCgacttcaccaccacaccttACCGAACGGACATTCCCGTTTTTGAAACGATAATCCGTTatctgggggggttgattgcGGCGTATGACATCTCGGGCATGAAGAAGGAATACAAAGTGCTGCTGGAcaaggcggaggagctggccgagatCTTGATGAGCGTCTTTGACACGCCCAACAGGCTGCCGATCTTGTATTACCAGTGGCACCCGGCGTACAACATTGCGCCGAAACGGGCGGCGCAGAACGCGGGCGTGGCGGAGCTGGGGAGCATGAGCATGGAGTTTACAAGGTTGGCGCAGTTGACGGGGGAGAACAAGTATTATGATGCTGTGGCTAGGATTACGGACGCGTTTGAGGAGTTGCAGAAttggaagggaagggggaggagtgcGATTGAGGGGATTTTCCCGGAGCATTTGGATGCCAGTGGGTGCAATAGGAGTGCGCCTTGGCTCCCGGTTGATcagcaggagagggaggatgggagggttgatcttggggtggtgggggttgatgggttgggagttgttggggggacgggggttaaggtgcagaggagggaggaggttgtcaggggggatgatggagttggggggagggatcaAATGACGCCGGGAAGgccggggaagaaaaagTTGCCGGACGGGTTTGAGTGTGCTCCTCAGGGGCTGGTGAGTTCGAATGCTTGGGGGTCGTACGGGATGGGCGGGAGTCAGGATTCGGCGTATGAGTACTTTCCTAAGCAGtatttgctgctgggggggcTGGTGCCGAAGTACAAGACCATGCATGAGAAGACTGTGGCGGCGGTGAAGAAGCATCTCTTGTTTAGGCCGATGGCGAAGGGGGATCCGGATATTTTGTTTTCGGCCAAGGCGACGAGCAAAGATGGGACGGCCGACAGCTTGGACTATGAGTGGGAGATTACTCACTTGACTTGCTTTCTGGGTGGCATGTTTGGACTTGGGGGAAAGATCTTTGAGAGCCCGGAGGATGTCGAGATTGGGAAGAAGCTTGCGGAGGGTTGCTTCTGGGCCTACGATGTTATGCCCACGGGTATCATGCCTGAGTACGCCAAGATTATGCCTTGCAAGTCGGCGACGGATTGCAAGTTTAACGAGACGGCGTGGCATGAGCAGTTGGACTATAGGGCTTCGTATCGGGCgcaggagatggagaggtatTACGAGAGCAAGGCTGCTTGGAAGgagcaggtggaggagattaagaaggagcaggcgctgcagaaggagagggtggagaaggcaaaggaggaggcggcgagaCGGCCGGTGGCTAAGAGCAACGACAATTCTGACACTGGTGCTGGGTCTGACCAGAAGGCTGAGCCTAAGCAGCCGgtacagcagcagcagcagcaagaggaaAGGCCCCAAGCACGGGAGGGGTCGTTCCCCTCTCGCTTCCAACGCCGCCAGTTGAATGGAACTTTTAACGAGCCTAGAGGAGCGGACTTGCAAAACAGCCTGGATCTGAACTCTGCCCCCgtcacaaacaccaacaccagtgatgatgactgggCAACAACCTActcggacgacgacgacagccaaATCCCCCTTACGGAGTTGACCCTACCCCCGGAGCCAATCAAACCAATGACTCACGAAGAGTACATTGCCGATCGCCTGAAGAATGAGATCATCCCCCCCGGCTTCACCTCTTTGAGCGATAAACGCTACATCCTCCG CCCCGAAGCAATCGAGTCGGTCTGGTACATGTACCGCATCACAGGCGATCCCAAGTGGCAAGAAAAGGGATGGAAAATGTTCGAGTCTGTGATTAAACACACGCAGACAGAGGTGGGACATTCGGCAATAAGGGACGTCACTGCCAAGGGTGACGCGGGCGGGATGGATGACAGTATGGAGAGTTTCTGGCTGGCGGAGACGCTGAAGTATTTTTATCTGTTGTTTGCGGAGCCCGAGGTGGTGAGTTTGGATGAGTGGGTTTTGAATACGGAGGCGCATCCTTTTAGGAGGCCGACGTAg
- the TRM10 gene encoding tRNA (guanine(9)-N(1))-methyltransferase (EggNog:ENOG503NU3A; COG:S; BUSCO:EOG09263760), with the protein MATLTDPQTVAPDVEMTDSLATTSDSNNLSTANGKRKADTDVSELDNRTIKKNTPSVNNDEQPANPSEAAIDTNMIPAEQAGQTPASTETPATEEVKPGPSKRELKKLRKQAAYEAYAEQRKQKRKDKRHEKQAQRREEKEELMAKAVEKGLDPMALIPTKKPLEPNFLPISVVIDCDFEQYMREGELISLSSQLTRSYAMNRKEKNQAHLSLSGFGGKLKERFETKLKNTHLNWKNVIITENNFVDCAQQAIDKFIQPYTAYNLPDHVASKETGNVPHMSLDEKFDNKSTEDVEEDSVHKNIVYLTSDSPYTLDRLEPGTAYIIGGLVDRNREKGLCYKRAQEHKVRHAKLPIGDFMAMQSRFVLTTNQVVEIMGKWLQCGDWGQAFLEVIPKRKGGVLKEGDGSQAGGDDEGNVKEEDTKEDQKEDEPDKSTDTEIKPEMD; encoded by the coding sequence ATGGCTACCCTAACCGATCCGCAAACCGTCGCACCGGACGTCGAGATGACCGACTCtctggccaccaccagcgacTCCAATAACCTCTCGACTGCCAATGGCAAACGCAAGGCCGACACCGATGTCAGCGAGCTCGATAACAGaaccatcaagaagaacacCCCCTCTGTCAACAACGACGAGCAGCCAGCCAACCCCTCCGAGGCTGCCATCGATACCAACATGATCCCGGCCGAGCAAGCTGGGCAGACTCCGGCTTCGACCGAAACCCCTGCCACCGAAGAGGTCAAGCCTGGTCCCTCCAAGCGCGAGCTCAAGAAGTTGCGCAAACAAGCCGCCTATGAAGCCTACGCCGAGCAGCGCAAGCAGAAGCGCAAAGATAAGCGCCACGAGAAGCAAGCCCAGCGtcgagaagagaaggaggagttgatggcTAAAGCTGTCGAGAAGGGACTCGACCCAATGGCCCTCATTCCCACCAAGAAGCCTCTCGAACccaacttcctccccatctccgtTGTCATCGACTGCGACTTCGAGCAATACATGCGCGAAGGAGAACTGATTTCCCTGTCAAGCCAGCTCACCAGATCGTACGCAATGAACCGCAAGGAGAAAAACCAAGCCCATCTGTCACTCAGCGGGTTTGGGGGCAAGCTCAAGGAAAGATTTGAGACAAAGCTCAAGAACACCCACCTCAACTGGAAGAATGTGATCATTACCGAAAACAACTTTGTCGACTGCGCCCAGCAAGCTATCGACAAGTTTATTCAGCCTTATACCGCGTACAACCTTCCCGATCACGTCGCTTCGAAGGAGACGGGCAACGTCCCTCACATGAGTCTCGATGAGAAGTTTGATAACAAGTCGAccgaggatgtcgaggaggacagTGTCCACAAGAACATTGTCTACCTCACTTCCGACTCGCCGTATACCCTCGACAGACTGGAACCAGGGACCGCGTACATCATTGGAGGGTTGGTCGATCGCAACAGGGAGAAGGGTCTTTGCTACAAGAGAGCGCAAGAACACAAGGTTCGCCATGCGAAGTTGCCGATCGGGGATTTCATGGCCATGCAGAGCCGGTTTGTCTTGACGACGAACcaggtggtggagattaTGGGGAAGTGGCTGCAGTGTGGTGACTGGGGGCAGGCCTTTTTGGAGGTGATCCCGAAGCGGAAGGGTGGTGTGCtgaaggagggtgatggaagTCAAGCTGGGGGTGATGACGAGGGGaatgtcaaggaggaggataccAAGGAGGATcagaaggaggatgagccgGACAAGTCGACCGACACTGAGATCAAGCCGGAGATGGATTAG
- the BCK1 gene encoding mitogen-activated protein kinase kinase kinase (COG:T; EggNog:ENOG503NVHJ), giving the protein MYNPPGQRDATRPFHVPPPPPPMSPPPPTVGINNPMMTIPPPPPRHPNAPSTAGNVLLPPPPSGPPPNSGFPNSAIAPPSALGSTAPWHGTWGRAYDGRTAFNIPPPPPGGGAGGGGGGGSGGVLRAYDPKYHAQVLAAGNNGATYTVPPPPPPQQQQQQQQQQQQQQQQQQQQQQQQQQQQQQQQQQQQQQPQQQPQQQSDQMGALTSATYIPQGDTYGEGVGIPGLGLEDSAIGWNMGAYLESATATPLDESSGRDRLYANAMAQRGSSTTSNATVSSVSVPPELAAQWPMEKVLGWLQANSFSNHWQETFKYLGLDGARFLELGSSHGGRGNFGMMHQQVYPRLLALSGPEWNQAREREEGKRMRRLVRSIVTGRPVEVKGGRLGGGQQQSQHARQNSTSAPPAVTGGQTGNRSAESPNTPNPIKIPELGFSRRFSQSRATTMPTLSSTMPTDHRNMMKEIDTSRRHSPTLSESGEAGGTFRGGSTPLGGGGSGGGGGRDSPSAGSPNPASGLFPSSTAGNLSASPHSSRFGHRSRNSTDSVSSSAAIYGSGVPADAAAMLKSGMNIADVVNAARNANDRRHAQDGGRPSPQESGGGDRSAGEPPGSAKGSGSFLSIFTRKKHGRKDDGFGGDEDSPTSPGLSFKPQSLGDNRPGSSAGTYGHHHAGNVRANRGGPRVFILATADCWNYRMLDVTDIETASDLRQLICINLGLPESEGAHLYPTELGRFEHDGEALDDSKLLAIKAQRADAIGTLKLFVRVGGPPQMRQTGAQIAMDEETYVKLNGRMRSSSSPPTSRQNTLTGKEGEDKMLTAEAIEYRTEQLRKQKEYLAKRKQVAENNHVADRSPSSSIVGRTVDFDQPRHSPFEDRKMDTLLPQRKPPAPPSDPSATLIKANSLKKTGHGLRLSGDSGYHPKRKTSSDLRSSGDVVFEKQKRWGPVADPSAGIGALLVGMSDGMASIARPRPGGGMMQQRQPSPHRVATEPITSQELQRGKKAMSTVNFGPAHQRERSGSGGGSPRPGGMPGSPGSYTWSSKNVPFLVPDYSPNGTPAPPPASRMPDGGRSSGDGCLDQNHNHQAQNGTIAKMRNVARAPSPGNVSPSSRRRPSDSFSNQAAVAKKRKSHGPDTDFTDNDVTFSASSTRASKKVDDSDSDDDSDDGLFAIPIAARNSGPDKGKTTAPAEGNSGDSDGASGTGTGKRPSLRLNTRSGSNSRAKKTLSVAFAASPQSSSAGGKTPLEDDDSGRSSSQRRGTPGTPQSEGGWDSEEKDSKISRRKSFIEKDVWANRPPTDALVNNLEDFFPDLDVDQPVLEEGLDQEPPSPIAEGDENNQGSASVPPLPPLPPGLSTGKLHTFYNDNDTLGSDESTLKALESRPVSMQSLAHRSIRRSGGGGGLGRMKSIREVARGANEFGKRYTQGPGQIDAQSSAAAAGNRNTNLMRRKSTKMFNANIVQIQPDRGSLNLAMGGLTTIPQDSLPTRSTNSRESIPKRQTTFRWFKGQLIGKGTFGRVYLGMNATTGEFLAVKEVEVNPKAAQGDKKKMQELVAALDQEIDTMQHLDHVNIVQYLGCERKETSISIFLEYISGGSIGSCLRKHGKFEEPVVASLTRQTLSGLAYLHREGILHRDLKADNILLDLDGTCKISDFGISKKTDNIYGNDKTNSMQGSVFWMAPEVIRSQGEGYSAKVDIWSLGCVVLEMFAGRRPWSKEEAVGAIYKIANGETPPIPEDIREVISPVAIAFMLDCFTVVSSERPTADVLLSQHPFCELDPTYSFLDTELYAKIAGRVNDLGRGQ; this is encoded by the exons ATGTACAACCCTCCCGGACAAAGGGACGCAACCCGCCCCTTCCACGtcccgccacctcctccgcccatgtcccctcctccgccaaccgTCGggatcaacaaccccatgATGacaatcccccctcctccccctcgccatccaaacgccccctcaacagccggcaacgtcctcctccctcctcccccctcgggCCCCCCACCAAACAGCGGGTTTCCAAACAGTGCGATTGCCCCCCCGAGTGCGCTGGGATCAACCGCGCCGTGGCATGGGACATGGGGAAGGGCATACGACGGGAGAACAGCGTTCAAcatcccgcctcctccaccgggtggtggtgctggcggtggtggtgggggggggagtggtggtgtgctGAGGGCTTACGATCCAAAGTATCACGCTCAGGTTCTTGCGGCTGGGAATAACGGGGCGACGTACACtgtcccgcctcctccacctccgcaacagcaacagcaacagcaacagcaacagcaacagcaacagcaacagcaacagcaacagcaacagcaacagcaacagcaacaacaacaacaacaacaacaacaacaacagcagccgcagcagcagccgcagcaacaAAGTGATCAGATGGGGGCGCTGACAAGTGCGACGTATATTCCGCAGGGGGATACATAtggtgaaggggtgggtATACCCgggctggggctggaggaTAGCGCTATAGGGTGGAACATGGGTGCATATTTGGAGTCTGCCACGGCGACGCCGCTGGATGAGAGCTCGGGGAGGGATAGGTTGTACGCGAATGCTATGGCGCAGCGGGGGTCGTCGACGACGAGCAATGCTACTGTCTCTTCGGTTTCTGTCCCGCCTGAGCTGGCGGCGCAGTGGCCGATGGAGAAGGTGCTGGGGTGGTTGCAGGCGAATAGCTTTTCGAATCACTGGCAGGAGACGTTCAAGTATCTTGGGCTGGACGGGGCGAGgtttttggagttggggagcagtcatggggggagggggaatttTGGGATGATGCATCAGCAGGTTTATCCGCGGTTGCTGGCGCTGAGCGGGCCAGAATGGAAccaggcgagggagagggaggaggggaagaggatgaggaggttggtgaggagtATTGTTACGGGGAggccggtggaggtgaagggggggaggttaggcgggggacagcagcagtcgcAGCATGCGAGGCAGAATTCGACGAGCGCCCCGCCCGCGGTGACGGGGGGTCAGACGGGGAACAGGTCGGCCGAGAGCCCTAAT ACGCCCAATCCGATCAAGATCCCAGAGTTGGGGTTTAGCAGGAGGTTCTCCCAGTCTCGCGCCACGACGATGCCTACGCTCAGCAGCACCATGCCGACGGATCACAGAAACATGATGAAAGAAATCGACACCAGCCGCCGCCACAGCCCGACGTTGAGTGAGTCAGGCGAGGCGGGTGGCACATTCCGTGGTGGTTCGACCCCGTTGGGCggaggcggcagcggcggcggcggcggcagggaCAGCCCGAGTGCTGGAAGCCCGAATCCCGCCTCGGGTCTTTTCCCGTCCTCCACTGCCGGAAATCTCTCAGCGTCTCcacacagcagcaggttcGGCCACCGATCGCGAAACAGCACCGACTCTGTCTCGTCCAGTGCAGCAATCTACGGCAGCGGTGTACCTGCCGACGCGGCCGCCATGTTGAAGAGCGGCATGAATATCGCAGATGTGGTGAATGCTGCCCGGAATGCGAATGACAGGCGGCATGCCCAGGATGGGGGGAGGCCGTCTCCGCAGGAGTCTGGTGGCGGGGATAGGAGTGCGGGGGAACCGCCTGGGAGCGCAAAGGGGAGTGGTTCGTTCTTGTCGATTTTCACGAGGAAGAAGCACGGGAGGAAggatgatgggtttgggggggatgaggattcGCCGACGAGTCCGGGGTTGAGTTTTAAGCCGCAGAGCTTGGGGGATAACAGGCCGGGGAGCAGTGCGGGCACGTACGGGCATCATCATGCGGGCAATGTGAGGGCGAATCGGGGCGGGCCGAGGGTGTTCATTCTTGCCACGGCTGATTGTTGGAATTATCGGATGCTGGATGTGACGGATATCGAGACGGCATCGGATTTGAGGCAGTTGATCTGCATCAACTTGGGGCTGCCCGAGAGCGAGGGGGCTCACCTCTACCCCACCGAGCTGGGCAGGTTTGAGCATGATGGGGAGGCTCTTGATGATTCGAAGCTGCTGGCCATCAAGGCGCAAAGGGCTGATGCGATTGGAACGCTGAAGCTGTTTGTCCGTGTGGGTGGACCGCCACAGATGCGCCAGACGGGAGCCCAGATCGCCATGGACGAGGAGACTTATGTCAAGCTCAACGGAAGGATGCGGTCTAGTTCGTCGCCGCCGACCTCGAGGCAGAACACGCTGACGggcaaggagggagaggacaAGATGCTGACTGCAGAAGCGATCGAGTACCGGACCGAGCAGCTgaggaaacaaaaagagtATCTTGCCAAACGTAAGCAGGTCGCTGAAAACAATCACGTTGCTGACAGGAGCCCCTCGTCTTCCATTGTTGGCAGAACCGTCGATTTCGACCAGCCTCGGCACTCGCCCTTTGAGGACCGAAAGATGGACACTTTGCTGCCCCAGCGCAAGCCGCCGGCACCCCCTAGCGACCCCTCGGCCACGCTGATCAAGGCGAACTCGTTGAAGAAGACGGGCCACGGCCTGCGCCTGTCGGGCGACAGCGGGTACCACCCCAAGCGGAAGACGTCGTCTGACTTGCGCAGCAGCGGCGACGTCGTGTTTGAGAAGCAGAAGCGATGGGGTCCCGTAGCCGACCCGTCGGCGGGCATCGGGGCGCTGCTAGTGGGCATGAGCGACGGCATGGCCAGCATAGCGCGGCCCCGGCCAGGGGGTGGCATGATGCAACAACGACAGCCGTCGCCGCACCGGGTGGCCACGGAACCTATCACGTCCCAGGAGCTTCAAAGAGGTAAGAAGGCCATGTCAACTGTCAACTTTGGACCAGCGCACCAGCGAGAGAGATCTGGTTCTGGCGGAGGAAGTCCGAGACCGGGAGGGATGCCGGGCTCGCCGGGCTCTTACACGTGGAGCTCGAAGAACGTGCCCTTCCTTGTTCCGGACTACTCTCCCAACGGGacacctgctcctcccccggcgTCGCGGATGCCGGATGGTGGTAGGAgtagtggtgatggatgcCTGGACCAgaatcacaaccaccaagctCAAAATGGAACAATTGCTAAGATGCGTAATGTAGCGCGCGCCCCGTCGCCCGGGAACGTTAGCCCAAGCTCCCGACGGCGGCCGAGCGATTCCTTCAGCAACCAGGCGGCTGTAGCCAAGAAACGGAAATCACACGGCCCGGATACCGATTTCACGGACAACGATGTTACCTTCTCGGCGAGCTCGACGCGGGCGAGTAAGAAGGTGGacgactcggactcggatGATGATTCGGATGATGGGCTGTTTGCCATTCCCATCGCGGCGAGGAACTCCGGTCCGGACAAGGGCAAGACGACAGCGCCAGCCGAAGGGAACAGCGGCGATTCGGATGGTGCttccggcaccggcaccgggaAACGGCCGAGTTTGAGGCTGAACACGAGGTCGGGGAGCAACAGCCGGGCGAAGAAGACGCTTTCGGTGGCGTTTGCCGCCTCACCGCAGTCGAGCAGTGCGGGGGGGAAGACGccgttggaggatgatgatagcGGGAGGTCGTCTTcgcagaggagggggacgcCGGGGACGCCGCAGagtgaaggggggtgggactcggaggagaaggacagcAAGATTAGCAGGAGGAAGTCGTTCATCGAGAAGGACGTGTGGGCCAATCGTCCTCCGACGGACGCGCTGGTTAACAACCTGGAGGATTTCTTTCCCGACCTGGATGTTGACCAgccggtgctggaggaggggctggatCAGGAGCCGCCGTCGCCCATTGCGGAAGGCGATGAGAACAATCAGGGGAGCGCTTCGGTGCCGCcgttgccgccgctgccgccaggGTTGTCGACTGGGAAGTTGCACACTTTTTACAATGACAACGACACCTTGGGATCGGATGAGTCGACGCTCAAGGCGCTTGAGTCGAGGCCTGTGTCGATGCAGTCGCTCGCGCATAGGAGCATCAGGCGGTCGGGAGGGGGcggcgggttggggaggatgaagtcTATCCGTGAGGTGGCCAGGGGGGCGAACGAGTTTGGCAAACGGTACACCCAGGGCCCTGGCCAAATCGACGCTCAGAgctccgccgccgcggcgGGGAATAGAAACACCAacctgatgaggaggaagagcacAAAAATGTTCAACGCCAACATCGTCCAGATCCAACCCGACAGGGGgtccctcaacctcgccatgGGAGGGCtgaccaccatcccccaagACAGCCTCCCGACCCGGTCCACCAACAGCAGGGAGAGCATCCCCAAACGCCAGACCACCTTCCGCTGGTTCAAAGGTCAGCTCATCGGCAAGGGAACCTTTGGCAGAGTTTACTTGGGCATGAACGCCACGACGGGCGAGTTCCTCGCCGTCAAGGAAGTAGAAGTCAACCCCAAGGCCGCCCAGggcgacaagaagaagatgcaGGAGCTGGTCGCCGCGCTGGACCAGGAGATCGACACGATGCAGCATTTGGATCACGTCAACATTGTGCAGTACCTCGGCTGCGAGAGGAAAGAGACGTCGATCTCCATCTTTTTGGAGTACATCTCCGGCGGCAGCATCGGCTCCTGCCTGCGCAAGCATGGGAAGTTCGAAGAACCCGTCGTTGCGTCTCTAACTCGGCAGACGCTGTCTGGGCTGGCGTACCTCCACAGAGAAGGCATCCTCCACCGCGACTTAAAGGCTGATAACATCCTTCTCGACCTGGACGGGACGTGCAAGATTTCGGACTTTGGGATTTCGAAAAAGACGGATAATATCTACGGCAATGACAAGACGAATTCAATGCAGGGGAGCGTGTTTTGGATGGCGCCCGAGGTTATCAGGAgccagggggaggggtacaGCGCCAAAGTTGATATTTGGAGCTTGGGGTGCGTGGTGCTGGAGATGTTTGCGGGGAGAAGGCCGTggagcaaggaggaggcggtgggggcGATTTACAAGATTGCCAACGGGGAGACGCCGCCTATTCCGGAGGATATCAGGGAGGTGATTAGCCCGGTGGCGATTGCGTTCATGTTGGATTGTTTTACTGT GGTCTCGAGCGAACGTCCGACGGCTGATGTTTTGCTCAGCCAGCATCCATTCTGCGAGTTGGACCCAACGTATAGCTTTTTGGATACGGAGCTGTATGCCAAGATTGCGGGGAGGGTTAatgatttggggagggggcagtAA